One window of Mesorhizobium loti R88b genomic DNA carries:
- a CDS encoding cupin domain-containing protein, with product MFKFTSAVLLLLVSTAPLLADDMPVNADAIKWGPVPPFLPAGAKMAVIAGDPSKDGIFVLRLQMPANYKIPAHNHPTSEYVTVLSGDFNIGMGDKLDEAKGMHLTAGGFGVAPAQMNHFAWTTSATIVQVHGEGPFAITYVNPADDPSKK from the coding sequence ATGTTCAAATTCACTTCGGCCGTGCTGCTTCTGTTGGTCAGCACGGCGCCGTTGCTCGCCGACGATATGCCGGTCAACGCCGACGCGATCAAATGGGGTCCGGTTCCGCCATTTCTCCCGGCAGGCGCAAAAATGGCGGTGATCGCCGGAGACCCGTCGAAAGACGGAATCTTTGTTCTTAGGCTGCAAATGCCAGCTAACTACAAGATTCCCGCTCACAACCATCCGACTTCGGAATATGTCACGGTGCTGTCCGGAGATTTTAACATTGGCATGGGCGACAAGCTTGATGAGGCAAAGGGCATGCACCTGACGGCGGGCGGATTTGGCGTTGCGCCGGCTCAGATGAACCACTTTGCCTGGACGACCAGCGCGACGATTGTCCAGGTCCACGGCGAAGGTCCGTTTGCGATCACATATGTCAATCCGGCGGATGACCCGAGCAAGAAATGA
- a CDS encoding CatB-related O-acetyltransferase, with product MPPLPGVEIGRHTYGLVKTSFWGAHEKSPIRIGSFCSVGPGVLFLGAAEHRIDTVSSYPLRLVDGKIRNGAEAFSKGPTTVGHDVWFGARSIILGGVTIGNGAVIGAGSIVTRNIPAYAVAVGNPARVIRYRFAPDVIERLQALEWWEWSDDLIGERVAILTAMNAEHFLDALEPDGSSGRQDSQG from the coding sequence TTGCCGCCGCTGCCCGGTGTCGAGATCGGTCGTCATACCTACGGGCTCGTGAAAACCTCCTTTTGGGGTGCGCACGAGAAATCGCCAATACGAATAGGGTCGTTCTGCTCGGTTGGCCCGGGTGTGCTCTTTCTCGGCGCGGCCGAACACCGCATCGACACAGTGAGCAGCTATCCGCTTCGACTCGTTGACGGAAAGATCCGCAATGGCGCTGAAGCCTTCAGCAAAGGACCTACCACGGTCGGCCATGACGTATGGTTTGGCGCTCGCTCTATCATTCTTGGCGGCGTTACGATCGGCAACGGAGCGGTGATCGGTGCCGGCAGCATCGTCACTAGGAACATTCCCGCTTACGCTGTCGCGGTCGGCAATCCTGCTCGCGTCATTCGCTACAGATTTGCGCCTGACGTGATCGAGCGCCTGCAGGCATTAGAATGGTGGGAATGGAGCGACGATCTGATCGGCGAACGCGTCGCGATTTTGACGGCGATGAATGCAGAGCATTTCCTAGACGCACTGGAGCCCGACGGGAGTTCGGGGCGACAGGACAGTCAAGGCTGA
- a CDS encoding HNH endonuclease: MARKKTLAESRKGRPETTAERVRALIEYQPDTGTFLRRVARGGQRIGALAGSRNSHGYLQIEIDYVLFPAHRIAWLIMTGEWPKHHIDHRNGMRADNRWKNLREATPQQNARNRKPGKSNKSGTVGVYFVPASNKWEAAIGLDNRTINLGRYKEKQDAINARKAAEALVYGEFAPCYSEAA, translated from the coding sequence ATGGCCAGGAAGAAGACACTCGCGGAATCCCGCAAAGGAAGGCCAGAGACTACAGCGGAACGTGTCCGCGCTCTGATTGAATACCAGCCGGACACCGGTACATTTCTGCGCCGCGTGGCAAGAGGAGGTCAGCGTATCGGCGCATTGGCCGGTTCGAGAAACAGCCACGGATATCTGCAAATTGAAATCGATTATGTGTTGTTCCCAGCGCATCGCATCGCTTGGCTGATTATGACGGGGGAGTGGCCCAAACACCATATCGACCATCGAAACGGGATGCGTGCTGACAACCGTTGGAAAAATCTTAGGGAAGCAACGCCGCAGCAAAATGCCAGAAACCGCAAACCGGGAAAATCCAACAAGAGTGGAACGGTGGGGGTGTATTTCGTCCCGGCATCGAACAAATGGGAAGCGGCCATTGGGCTCGACAACCGGACTATAAATCTCGGCCGGTACAAGGAAAAGCAAGACGCCATCAATGCCCGCAAAGCGGCGGAAGCCTTGGTCTATGGCGAGTTTGCCCCCTGCTACAGCGAGGCGGCATAA
- a CDS encoding helix-turn-helix domain-containing protein, whose translation MTKIAVSVEEAVEISGISRSGLYKMFRAKKLNPRKNGKRTLVLVSELSALIENLPVAA comes from the coding sequence ATGACTAAAATCGCGGTATCAGTAGAGGAAGCAGTGGAGATCTCCGGCATTAGTCGGAGCGGTCTCTATAAAATGTTTCGGGCTAAGAAGCTCAACCCACGCAAGAACGGCAAGCGCACCCTTGTGCTTGTTTCCGAACTCAGCGCGCTCATCGAAAACCTCCCGGTCGCGGCGTGA
- a CDS encoding site-specific integrase, translating to MSKTLTEAALTTRNARAGLAEGVHWRGLSPDVHLGYRKQKRGGRWLVRWYQGDQKYRQATLATADDGKLEADGVTCLTFEQAKTAASRHVSTKRADDLAAADGPAPTVRTAIDAYLVTQEAREVARDGQKASRGDARLRLTRHILSSPLAAKMLHALKESDLSKWRDGLSGDLAATTVRRITNDLKAALNAAATKHRARLPAEIPLIIKNGLAGSHAETPTARDKSALPDGDIRRIIAAAKAVDDRDDWNGDLLRLVVVLSATGARFSQVRRMAVGDVQQSRLMVPTSRKGRGVKKASHIAVRVGTDVIATMRPATAGRRAGDALLERWRHKQDKSQEKAPWVRDTRGPWLNATELSRPWAEIVRLAELPADTVPYALRHSSIVRQLRNGLPVRLVAALHDTSTRMIETHYSSAIIDALDELSAGAVVPLMPPENDGDKVVPLRAG from the coding sequence ATGTCAAAGACACTGACCGAGGCCGCGTTGACCACGCGAAATGCACGCGCTGGTTTGGCCGAGGGCGTTCATTGGCGTGGATTGAGCCCCGACGTTCACCTCGGCTACCGCAAGCAGAAGCGCGGCGGGCGCTGGCTGGTAAGGTGGTACCAGGGTGACCAGAAGTACAGGCAAGCCACGCTGGCGACTGCCGATGACGGTAAACTGGAAGCCGATGGCGTTACCTGCCTGACGTTCGAGCAGGCAAAGACGGCCGCCTCTCGACACGTGTCCACAAAAAGGGCTGACGACCTGGCGGCTGCAGATGGCCCCGCCCCTACGGTGCGCACGGCTATAGACGCGTACCTCGTCACGCAGGAAGCCCGTGAGGTTGCGAGGGACGGACAAAAGGCTAGTCGCGGCGATGCTCGCCTTCGACTGACCCGCCACATCCTCTCGTCACCCTTGGCTGCGAAAATGCTGCATGCTTTGAAGGAGAGCGACCTTTCGAAGTGGCGCGATGGCCTTTCCGGTGATTTGGCCGCAACGACTGTCAGGCGCATCACCAATGATTTGAAGGCCGCCTTGAACGCCGCTGCAACGAAGCACCGTGCTCGGCTTCCGGCAGAGATCCCGCTCATAATCAAGAATGGCCTGGCTGGGTCGCATGCCGAAACTCCGACGGCGCGCGACAAGTCGGCGCTGCCGGACGGTGACATTCGCCGGATCATTGCGGCAGCAAAAGCCGTTGACGACCGCGACGACTGGAACGGGGATCTTCTGCGCCTGGTCGTGGTTTTGAGCGCGACCGGTGCGCGGTTCTCGCAAGTCCGGCGCATGGCGGTTGGCGATGTGCAGCAATCTCGCTTGATGGTCCCTACGAGTCGAAAGGGACGAGGGGTCAAGAAGGCGTCACATATTGCTGTGCGTGTCGGGACCGATGTCATCGCGACAATGCGCCCCGCTACCGCCGGTCGGCGTGCCGGGGATGCGCTGCTGGAGCGCTGGAGACATAAGCAGGACAAGAGTCAGGAAAAGGCCCCGTGGGTTCGCGACACACGGGGGCCGTGGCTCAATGCAACCGAGCTTTCCCGGCCGTGGGCTGAGATTGTTAGGCTCGCAGAACTGCCCGCCGACACTGTGCCGTACGCATTGCGTCACTCGTCTATTGTGCGCCAGCTTCGTAATGGGCTTCCGGTGCGTCTCGTCGCGGCCCTACACGACACGAGCACACGCATGATTGAGACGCATTATTCATCGGCCATCATCGACGCGCTGGACGAACTGTCAGCCGGTGCCGTGGTCCCGCTCATGCCTCCCGAAAACGACGGCGATAAGGTTGTGCCATTGCGCGCCGGGTAG
- a CDS encoding VOC family protein has protein sequence MQKLQAQGVHHITLVGAGRQTSIDFWEGVLGMPFIFEQPNLDKAAESHLYFDPGDGRLITVFTDESRTPQRRRTPTDPGCVHHIAFAVSRVTFLQAVTRLDERGIKHSGVKDRGFMDSIYFEDPLGLLIELASYRFEPPAGFTHADVLMEAHRLRVARGDYNIAEAHLADAIQALVERSRATLSDDRAPKNPY, from the coding sequence ATGCAGAAGCTGCAAGCGCAGGGTGTCCACCACATCACGCTGGTCGGCGCCGGGCGCCAGACCTCGATCGATTTCTGGGAAGGCGTGCTCGGCATGCCGTTCATCTTCGAGCAGCCTAATCTCGACAAGGCCGCCGAAAGCCATCTCTATTTCGATCCGGGCGACGGCCGGCTGATCACCGTCTTCACCGACGAGAGCCGCACGCCGCAGAGGCGGCGCACGCCGACCGATCCGGGCTGCGTCCACCACATCGCTTTTGCGGTGTCGCGCGTCACGTTCCTGCAGGCGGTCACCCGGCTCGACGAGCGCGGCATCAAGCACAGCGGCGTCAAGGATCGCGGCTTCATGGATTCGATCTACTTCGAGGATCCGCTCGGCCTGCTGATCGAGCTCGCCTCCTACCGCTTCGAGCCGCCGGCGGGTTTCACCCATGCCGACGTGCTGATGGAGGCGCACAGGCTGCGCGTCGCGCGCGGCGACTACAACATTGCCGAGGCGCACCTTGCCGACGCGATCCAGGCCCTTGTCGAGCGTTCTCGCGCAACCTTGTCGGACGATCGGGCGCCGAAGAATCCATACTGA
- a CDS encoding glutathione S-transferase family protein, whose amino-acid sequence MAKTATKSAKKPAAKAAAKPAPKAAAKAAAKPATKTSAPKAKAKSAKKPALKLSMLKPSVNNMTVRVFARAAGFDAAETDAWGHTRSPEYMARNPAHLTPMIEDKGLPRGVLWESCAIMQYLANKHGLEKFYPKAPAKRAMVDSAMFYLIGTLYPYVARATYPALGFPHYAGEVGHSDAHPDKKSEAQKAAMAAIAEPLEVFHSFFRDGKPFIGGKHPSIADIRLAATLEFLAVIDYPLPKWAKEYVAAIEKKLGKAYAEPAGDVRGYIAYVRSQAKAPA is encoded by the coding sequence ATGGCAAAGACTGCGACCAAGAGTGCAAAGAAGCCTGCGGCCAAGGCGGCCGCCAAGCCGGCGCCAAAGGCTGCCGCAAAAGCGGCGGCAAAGCCGGCGACCAAGACGTCCGCACCGAAGGCCAAGGCAAAATCGGCGAAAAAGCCGGCGCTGAAGCTCAGCATGCTGAAGCCGAGCGTCAACAACATGACCGTCCGGGTGTTTGCCCGCGCGGCCGGGTTCGACGCCGCCGAGACCGACGCCTGGGGCCACACGCGCTCGCCCGAATATATGGCGCGCAACCCGGCGCATCTGACGCCGATGATCGAGGATAAAGGATTGCCCAGAGGCGTGCTTTGGGAAAGCTGTGCCATCATGCAATATCTCGCCAACAAGCACGGGCTGGAGAAATTCTATCCGAAGGCGCCGGCCAAGCGGGCCATGGTGGACAGCGCCATGTTCTACCTGATTGGCACGCTCTACCCTTATGTGGCGCGCGCCACGTATCCGGCGCTGGGTTTCCCGCACTATGCGGGCGAGGTCGGCCACAGCGACGCCCACCCGGACAAGAAGTCCGAAGCCCAGAAGGCCGCGATGGCGGCGATCGCCGAGCCGTTGGAAGTCTTCCACAGCTTCTTCAGGGACGGCAAGCCGTTCATCGGTGGTAAGCATCCGTCGATCGCCGATATCCGGCTGGCGGCGACGCTGGAGTTCCTCGCCGTCATCGACTATCCCCTGCCCAAATGGGCGAAGGAGTATGTGGCGGCGATCGAGAAGAAACTCGGCAAGGCCTATGCCGAGCCGGCTGGCGATGTGCGCGGCTACATCGCCTATGTGCGGTCGCAGGCGAAGGCTCCAGCTTAA
- a CDS encoding DUF2865 domain-containing protein produces MTLVIGTSSSYADSCGAIKSQLASAGSRGASPELAQLRRQLAAIQGLERQRKCTAQSAAGGFFNACADLARNRTEVQRQMAAASGRDMSGLQERFAALGCTSSASNQRSAKTQSAGIMFGGNAMLFCVRQSDGYFFPAPKSQFADGTNLKDMADQCRYICDDPAVDLYTLSDASLETEKMVALDTRKPYTELPTAFRYRDDANFKACDIKRYYQRVAELRARTVTPADMTNAIIPLPLPKPEFGNVAAIPQLATEGQGLAQQQSIDASKRPVRLVGPAFFPTE; encoded by the coding sequence ATGACGTTGGTGATTGGTACATCGTCATCCTATGCGGACAGTTGCGGCGCGATCAAAAGCCAGTTGGCTTCGGCCGGCAGCAGGGGAGCGAGCCCTGAGCTGGCGCAACTGCGTCGCCAGCTTGCCGCGATCCAGGGGCTGGAGCGGCAACGCAAATGTACAGCGCAGAGTGCGGCGGGAGGCTTCTTCAATGCGTGCGCCGATCTTGCAAGAAACCGGACCGAGGTACAGCGCCAGATGGCTGCCGCGTCCGGGCGCGACATGTCTGGCCTACAGGAACGGTTCGCAGCGCTTGGCTGCACGTCCTCGGCAAGCAATCAACGGTCAGCGAAGACACAATCCGCGGGCATCATGTTCGGGGGCAACGCGATGCTTTTTTGTGTACGTCAGTCGGATGGATATTTTTTCCCGGCGCCGAAGTCGCAATTCGCCGACGGTACCAATCTCAAGGACATGGCCGATCAGTGCCGTTACATCTGTGATGATCCGGCCGTCGATCTTTACACGCTGAGCGATGCCAGCCTGGAAACCGAGAAAATGGTCGCGCTTGATACGCGCAAACCCTACACCGAACTGCCAACCGCTTTTCGGTATCGTGACGATGCCAACTTCAAGGCCTGTGACATCAAGCGCTATTACCAGCGGGTTGCCGAACTGAGGGCGAGGACGGTGACACCCGCAGACATGACCAATGCCATCATCCCTCTGCCCCTGCCAAAACCGGAATTCGGCAATGTTGCGGCAATCCCGCAATTGGCGACCGAGGGTCAGGGCTTGGCCCAGCAGCAGTCGATCGACGCCAGCAAGCGGCCGGTGCGCTTGGTCGGCCCGGCCTTCTTCCCTACTGAATGA
- a CDS encoding PAS domain-containing protein has product MAEADEAIGARGKRGPRTSTAHGNGAPSSTAEMDSIGALRQLVEAGSDWTWETDAELRFSWLSQNYQAATGIDPADVLGRFRFDFLNQVLKGNRSAATHLEDLQARRPFRDFVYELKGGGADCRWVLTSGFPRFDSEGKFAGYRGIGRNVTALASAFEDMELNPLSGSEPGRHLADLERTMDAMHMGVVLLDANLDTLIVNKAYRDLSRIPEGAVTVGAPFSLLMALNRRNGIYGDIDEQQWQRYLATRIDEIRAGSIVPREFVHADGRTMMFSVTSLSGGKRLLTYYDVTELKLRDAEIENANARAAETFTNLRTMVDQMPIGVLVLDADMRAEVINRAFYDFWQIDARRAEIGCSFRDLMDASRDIDPYGSDDATWQRHIAEREAEIRAGTAGSRQFPRNDGRTLISSMAPLAGGKRLISYVDVTDMKDREAALADALEKARLAEAVINAVEDPIFVKDDNLRFVFVNDAFAGLFGQTPQAMLGRPGGDFLGPADVVRFERSEREVLSSGQIYEVEENFDEEGAARSRIVRKNRVRMASGRDYVAGFLFDISDMKRRETEAQDARKHLASVLESLPAGVIIYDRDDKFVFANHKLQDSLPALKPVWQPGCTFREALEFGHTVGYFRSCGDPELDKLYDADTERWADGVLARYHLPNSSYERLNADGRWYQVYDMRTDDGTFIGVRVDITDIKSREAALRDSMRQIDLFRHVMDELPVAAFIKAQDLSIEFVNKAWCAITGLAKEDVIGRTDRQLFGAEEAEGFSHDDTDVVATGTVREVEEPVTHRDGTVRQLMTRKSRLVAIDGSVHLVGSSTDITEVKARERALEESMRENEVFRSLIDNVPVSIYAKRSDLRQFYVNKGWCDLTGLSREDAIGKTDIEIFGADGEAFVAGDLAVLRTGETQEIEETVTLADGSVRHQFARKGAMIASDGSLYLIGSTTDITELKMREAELREARQRAILADRAKSEFLANMSHEIRTPMNGVLGMAELLAKSNLDPKQKTFTDIIVKSGNALLTIINDILDFSKIDAGQLVLDPAPFNLAEAIEDVATLVSTRAKEKDLELIVRIEPRLESLFIGDVGRIRQIVTNLVGNAVKFTDEGHVLVDVTGERVPAGTRLTVSVTDTGIGIPEEKLKLVFEKFSQVDTSSTRRHEGTGLGLAITSRLVELMGGDIGVESAEGKGSTFWFTVTLPRAEQQNGQRIMPVDVTGARVLIVDDNAVNRAILTEQMTSWTFDSCAAESGAEGLKVLIAAAAYAVPVDCVVLDYQMPGMSGAEMARIVRNTAGLADTPIIMLTSVDQSLANTSYRDLGIDAQLIKPARSSVLLETLVATIQRHRHTTGGHARPLSGEGLDTPQRPPLAPSDQRAQLQPPPVRPRLPATGGGGHRLDILVAEDNEVNQMVFTQILGETGYGFEIVSNGRKALDAFGKLNPCMILMDVSMPEMSGLEATAAIRRLEQETGTHVPIVGVTAHALKGDRERCLEAGMDDYLPKPISPRALLEKVELWVGAGRQVQRNAG; this is encoded by the coding sequence ATGGCGGAAGCAGACGAAGCGATCGGCGCGCGCGGCAAGCGCGGGCCGCGCACATCGACAGCCCACGGCAACGGGGCGCCATCGAGCACCGCCGAGATGGATTCGATCGGCGCGCTTCGCCAACTCGTCGAGGCTGGCTCTGATTGGACCTGGGAAACTGACGCCGAGCTGCGCTTTTCCTGGCTTTCGCAAAACTACCAGGCTGCGACGGGCATCGATCCGGCTGACGTGCTTGGCCGATTCCGCTTCGATTTCCTCAACCAGGTCCTGAAGGGCAATCGCAGCGCGGCAACGCATCTGGAGGATCTGCAGGCGCGCCGGCCGTTTCGCGACTTCGTCTACGAACTGAAGGGCGGCGGCGCCGATTGCCGCTGGGTACTGACGTCAGGCTTCCCAAGGTTTGACAGCGAAGGAAAGTTTGCCGGCTATCGCGGCATCGGCCGCAACGTCACCGCGTTGGCGAGCGCCTTCGAGGACATGGAGTTGAACCCGTTGTCGGGCAGCGAACCCGGCCGGCATCTTGCCGATCTCGAACGCACGATGGACGCCATGCACATGGGCGTCGTGCTTCTCGATGCCAATCTCGACACACTGATCGTCAACAAGGCTTATCGCGACCTATCCAGGATTCCGGAGGGGGCGGTCACCGTCGGCGCTCCGTTCAGCCTGTTGATGGCGCTCAACCGCCGCAACGGCATCTATGGCGATATCGACGAACAGCAGTGGCAGCGCTACCTCGCCACCCGTATCGACGAGATCCGCGCCGGCTCCATCGTGCCACGCGAATTTGTCCATGCCGACGGCAGGACGATGATGTTCTCGGTGACGTCGCTCTCCGGGGGCAAGCGGCTATTGACCTACTACGACGTCACCGAGCTCAAGCTTCGCGACGCCGAGATAGAGAATGCCAACGCCAGGGCTGCCGAAACCTTCACCAATCTTCGCACCATGGTCGATCAGATGCCGATCGGTGTCCTCGTCCTCGATGCCGATATGCGCGCAGAAGTCATCAACCGTGCATTTTACGATTTCTGGCAGATCGACGCCCGGCGCGCCGAGATCGGCTGCAGTTTCCGGGATCTGATGGACGCCAGCCGCGACATCGACCCGTATGGTTCCGACGATGCGACATGGCAGCGGCATATCGCCGAGCGCGAGGCGGAAATCAGAGCCGGCACAGCCGGCTCGCGGCAGTTCCCGCGCAATGACGGTCGTACGCTGATCTCGTCGATGGCGCCGCTGGCCGGCGGCAAGCGGCTCATTTCCTATGTCGATGTCACAGACATGAAGGACCGCGAAGCCGCACTCGCCGATGCGCTGGAAAAGGCGAGGCTGGCGGAAGCGGTGATCAACGCCGTCGAGGATCCGATCTTCGTCAAGGACGACAATCTGCGCTTCGTCTTTGTCAACGATGCGTTCGCGGGCCTGTTTGGCCAGACACCGCAGGCCATGCTCGGCAGGCCCGGTGGCGATTTCCTCGGACCGGCCGATGTCGTGCGCTTCGAACGCAGCGAACGGGAAGTCCTGTCGAGCGGACAGATCTACGAAGTCGAGGAAAATTTCGACGAGGAGGGTGCTGCTCGTTCGCGCATCGTCAGGAAGAACCGCGTCCGCATGGCAAGTGGCCGCGACTATGTCGCCGGCTTCCTGTTCGACATCTCCGACATGAAGCGGCGCGAGACCGAGGCACAGGATGCGCGCAAGCATCTGGCCAGCGTGCTGGAATCGCTGCCGGCAGGTGTCATCATCTACGACCGCGATGACAAGTTCGTCTTCGCCAACCACAAGCTGCAGGATTCGCTGCCGGCTCTGAAGCCCGTCTGGCAGCCCGGCTGTACCTTTCGCGAGGCGCTGGAGTTTGGCCATACGGTTGGCTATTTCCGCTCCTGTGGCGATCCCGAGCTCGACAAGCTTTACGACGCGGACACCGAACGCTGGGCCGATGGCGTGCTGGCACGTTACCATCTGCCAAACTCTTCCTACGAGCGGCTCAATGCCGATGGTCGCTGGTACCAGGTCTATGACATGCGCACTGATGACGGCACGTTCATCGGCGTGCGTGTCGACATCACCGACATCAAGAGCCGCGAGGCGGCGCTGCGCGATTCGATGCGCCAGATCGATCTGTTCCGGCACGTCATGGACGAGTTGCCGGTGGCGGCCTTCATCAAGGCGCAGGATTTGAGCATCGAATTCGTCAACAAGGCCTGGTGCGCGATTACAGGCTTGGCCAAGGAAGATGTCATCGGCCGCACCGACCGCCAGCTGTTCGGTGCCGAGGAAGCGGAAGGCTTCAGCCATGACGACACCGATGTCGTGGCGACCGGCACTGTGCGCGAGGTCGAGGAGCCCGTCACCCATCGAGACGGCACGGTGCGGCAGTTGATGACGCGCAAGAGCCGCCTGGTGGCGATCGACGGATCGGTGCATCTGGTCGGCTCCAGCACCGATATAACGGAGGTCAAGGCGCGCGAACGGGCGCTGGAAGAGAGCATGCGCGAGAACGAGGTGTTCCGCAGCCTGATCGACAACGTGCCGGTGTCGATCTACGCCAAGCGCTCCGATCTCAGGCAGTTCTATGTCAACAAGGGCTGGTGCGATCTGACCGGCCTCAGCAGGGAAGATGCGATCGGCAAGACCGACATCGAGATTTTCGGGGCGGATGGCGAGGCTTTCGTGGCCGGCGATCTGGCCGTGCTGCGCACCGGCGAAACGCAGGAGATCGAGGAAACCGTAACGCTTGCCGACGGCAGCGTCAGGCATCAGTTCGCGCGCAAGGGCGCGATGATCGCGTCGGACGGTTCGCTCTACCTGATCGGCTCGACCACCGACATCACCGAACTGAAGATGCGCGAGGCCGAACTGCGCGAGGCGCGCCAGCGCGCCATACTCGCCGACCGCGCCAAGTCGGAATTCCTCGCCAATATGAGCCACGAGATCCGCACGCCGATGAACGGCGTGCTGGGCATGGCCGAACTCCTCGCCAAATCCAATCTCGATCCGAAACAGAAGACGTTTACCGATATCATCGTCAAATCGGGCAACGCGCTATTGACCATCATCAACGACATCCTGGATTTCTCCAAGATCGATGCCGGCCAACTGGTGCTCGACCCGGCGCCCTTCAATCTTGCCGAGGCGATCGAGGACGTGGCGACACTGGTGTCGACACGCGCCAAGGAAAAGGACCTTGAGCTCATCGTGCGCATCGAGCCAAGGCTCGAGAGCCTGTTCATCGGCGATGTCGGCCGCATCAGGCAGATCGTTACCAACCTCGTCGGCAATGCGGTGAAATTTACCGACGAAGGCCATGTGCTGGTCGATGTGACCGGCGAGCGGGTGCCTGCCGGAACCAGGCTGACCGTCTCGGTCACCGACACCGGCATCGGCATCCCCGAGGAAAAACTGAAGCTGGTGTTCGAAAAATTCAGCCAGGTCGACACCTCCTCGACAAGGCGGCATGAGGGCACCGGGCTTGGCCTTGCCATCACCTCACGGCTGGTCGAATTGATGGGCGGCGACATTGGTGTCGAGAGCGCCGAGGGCAAGGGTTCGACCTTCTGGTTCACGGTGACGCTGCCCAGGGCCGAACAGCAGAACGGGCAGCGCATCATGCCGGTGGACGTGACCGGCGCACGCGTGCTGATCGTCGATGACAATGCGGTCAACCGGGCCATCCTGACCGAACAGATGACGTCGTGGACGTTCGATTCCTGTGCTGCTGAAAGCGGCGCCGAGGGGCTGAAAGTGCTGATTGCCGCCGCGGCCTATGCGGTGCCTGTCGACTGCGTCGTGCTCGACTACCAGATGCCTGGCATGAGCGGCGCCGAAATGGCGCGCATCGTGCGCAACACCGCAGGCCTCGCCGACACGCCGATCATCATGCTGACCTCGGTCGACCAGTCGCTTGCCAACACCAGCTACCGCGATCTCGGCATCGACGCCCAGCTGATCAAGCCGGCGCGCTCCTCCGTGCTCCTCGAAACGCTGGTTGCGACCATCCAGCGCCATCGCCACACCACGGGCGGCCATGCCCGGCCGCTCTCAGGCGAGGGGCTTGACACTCCCCAGCGGCCGCCGCTGGCACCCTCCGACCAGCGCGCGCAATTGCAGCCGCCGCCGGTTCGTCCGAGGCTGCCCGCCACGGGCGGCGGCGGACACAGGCTGGATATCCTCGTGGCCGAGGACAATGAGGTGAACCAGATGGTGTTCACCCAGATCCTCGGCGAGACCGGCTATGGTTTCGAGATTGTCAGCAATGGCCGCAAGGCGCTCGACGCCTTCGGCAAGCTCAATCCGTGCATGATCCTGATGGACGTCTCGATGCCGGAGATGAGCGGCCTCGAGGCGACGGCCGCGATCCGCCGGCTGGAGCAGGAAACCGGCACGCATGTGCCGATCGTCGGCGTCACCGCGCATGCGCTCAAGGGCGATCGCGAACGCTGCCTGGAGGCGGGCATGGACGACTATCTGCCCAAGCCGATCAGTCCGAGGGCCCTGCTCGAGAAAGTCGAACTCTGGGTCGGCGCCGGTCGTCAGGTCCAGCGCAACGCGGGATAA